One Flavobacteriales bacterium genomic region harbors:
- a CDS encoding cytochrome C oxidase subunit IV family protein → MERDDIIEYSLDAHHSEEAGAKIRKKIWFVTTLLTVVTLLEVLLGVYYAQMEWLSWTAVKLIFIGLTVLKAGYIVMVFMHLGDERKSFKVAILLPYILFILYLIFICLTEGSQLHMLDGIFR, encoded by the coding sequence ATGGAAAGAGACGATATCATTGAATATTCCCTCGACGCACACCATAGCGAAGAGGCCGGCGCAAAGATCCGCAAGAAGATATGGTTTGTAACCACTCTTCTGACCGTCGTGACCTTGCTGGAAGTGCTGTTGGGTGTGTATTACGCACAGATGGAGTGGCTGTCATGGACAGCGGTTAAACTGATCTTTATAGGTCTCACGGTACTGAAAGCAGGTTACATCGTGATGGTGTTCATGCATCTGGGCGATGAACGGAAAAGCTTTAAAGTGGCAATCCTGCTGCCATATATTCTATTCATTCTTTATCTCATCTTTATCTGCCTCACAGAAGGGTCACAACTTCATATGCTCGACGGAATTTTCAGGTAG
- a CDS encoding cytochrome c oxidase subunit 3, translated as MSGEVSQAIDPKVLWGGGRSPFSMSYGKMMMWFFLISDALTFGGLLTALGLHRHRHADIWPKSEDVFFHFPFVSHDTHLPLLYVAMMTFILIVSSVTMVLAVEAGHRMDKKKVIMWLALTVVGGFFFLGSQVWEWANFIKGSEHGALKIEQPVTLGDLRIPDGTVAQWADHSQTSLKLPWKDAETGEHVILSGDQAKEVISHGRVIYGANLHENEYGLTQYADFFFFVTGFHGFHVFSGVVINIIILIGVVMGTYHKRGHYEMVEKTGLYWHFVDLVWVFVFTFYYLL; from the coding sequence ATGTCCGGAGAAGTTTCACAAGCAATTGACCCCAAAGTACTATGGGGAGGCGGGCGTTCCCCGTTTAGCATGAGTTACGGAAAGATGATGATGTGGTTCTTCCTCATTTCCGATGCCCTTACCTTTGGAGGTTTGCTGACAGCCTTGGGTTTACACAGACACAGACACGCGGACATATGGCCCAAGAGTGAAGATGTGTTCTTTCACTTTCCTTTTGTAAGCCATGACACGCATCTTCCGCTTTTATATGTGGCCATGATGACCTTCATCCTGATCGTGAGTTCAGTGACCATGGTACTTGCCGTGGAAGCCGGTCACCGCATGGATAAGAAAAAGGTGATCATGTGGCTTGCATTGACGGTAGTAGGCGGATTCTTCTTCCTGGGATCTCAGGTATGGGAGTGGGCCAACTTCATCAAGGGAAGTGAGCACGGTGCTTTGAAAATAGAACAACCGGTTACACTCGGTGACCTGAGAATTCCTGATGGTACGGTGGCGCAATGGGCCGACCATAGTCAGACCTCACTAAAACTGCCATGGAAAGATGCGGAGACCGGTGAGCATGTGATCCTGTCCGGTGACCAGGCCAAGGAAGTGATCAGCCACGGACGTGTTATCTATGGTGCGAACCTTCATGAGAACGAATACGGTCTGACCCAATATGCAGATTTCTTCTTCTTCGTTACTGGCTTTCACGGTTTCCACGTGTTCAGTGGTGTGGTGATCAACATCATTATCCTTATCGGGGTTGTCATGGGTACCTATCACAAACGCGGCCACTATGAAATGGTGGAGAAGACCGGTTTGTACTGGCACTTTGTGGATCTTGTATGGGTCTTTGTATTTACCTTTTATTACCTGCTTTAA
- the metH gene encoding methionine synthase, with the protein MSLNPAYKGVYKFKWENHPFLTLSGLEAFTVTPETNFVNVGERTNVTGSRKFLQLIQENNYEAALEVAREQVEGGAQIIDINMDEGMINGVESMVRFLNLIASEPDIARVPVMLDSSRWEIIEAGLQCLQGKGVVNSISLKEGEEKFLKQATTIMRYGAAVVVMAFDEDGQADTYERRIEICERSYKLLVDKLGFPPQDIIFDPNVFPVGTGMEEHRKNAMDFFQATRWIRENLPAAHVSGGVSNVSFSFRGNNLVREAMHSAFLYHAIREGMDMGIVNPSMLMVYDDIPAELLEKVEDVLLDRKEDATEKLLEYAETVKGEGKRKERDMSWREGKVTERLTHALVQGIAEFVEEDVEEARHQFERPLQVIEGPLMDGMNVVGDLFGSGKMFLPQVVKSARVMKKAVAYLLPFIEADKAKGGKSNHGKILLATVKGDVHDIGKNIVGVVLGCNNYEIIDLGVMVPAEKILAKAREEQVDAIGLSGLITPSLDEMVHLAKEMKREKFDIPLLIGGATTSRIHTAVKIDENYEGAVVHVLDASRSVTVVESLLNKDNQVAFRKKMKDEYADLRDQYHKRSTAKELISIEDARKNKVPLFPGDHKPVKPTFTGVKVIDDVDAGMLAPYIDWTPFFATWELRGKYPEILKDEVVGEEATRLIGDAKKMLDRIIKEKWLKPKGVVGFWPAASSGDDIVLYTDESRDKSFAVLHTLRQQLKKAQGQPNKALSDYIAPEGDEAKDYIGAFAVTAGLGIEEHLKAFEADHDDYQGIMLKALADRLAEAFAEYLHERVRKQLWGYIPNEKLSNEELITEQYQGIRPAAGYPACPDHTEKELIFTLLNAEENAGITLTESFAMLPASSISGLYFSHPESTYFALGKINKDQVEDYAKRKGMEVETVERWLSPNLNY; encoded by the coding sequence ATGAGCCTGAATCCCGCATACAAGGGTGTATATAAATTCAAATGGGAGAACCACCCATTTCTCACGTTAAGTGGATTGGAAGCTTTTACGGTGACCCCGGAGACCAATTTTGTGAATGTCGGTGAACGGACCAATGTCACCGGATCACGTAAATTCCTTCAACTGATCCAGGAAAACAACTATGAGGCTGCACTGGAAGTGGCCAGGGAACAAGTGGAAGGCGGTGCTCAGATCATTGACATCAACATGGATGAGGGCATGATCAACGGTGTGGAGTCCATGGTGCGTTTTCTGAATCTCATTGCCTCGGAACCGGATATCGCTCGGGTACCCGTCATGCTGGACTCTTCCCGCTGGGAGATCATTGAGGCCGGTCTGCAATGTCTGCAGGGCAAAGGCGTGGTGAACAGTATTTCGCTCAAGGAAGGGGAAGAGAAATTCCTCAAACAGGCAACCACCATCATGCGTTACGGCGCTGCCGTGGTCGTCATGGCATTTGATGAGGATGGCCAGGCTGATACGTATGAAAGACGCATCGAGATATGTGAGAGGTCGTATAAGTTACTCGTGGACAAACTTGGATTTCCACCCCAGGACATCATCTTTGACCCGAACGTTTTTCCCGTCGGAACCGGGATGGAAGAGCACAGAAAGAATGCAATGGATTTTTTTCAGGCCACCCGATGGATCCGTGAGAACCTCCCTGCAGCCCATGTCAGCGGTGGGGTCAGCAATGTCTCTTTTTCATTCAGAGGAAACAACCTGGTACGCGAAGCCATGCACTCGGCATTCCTCTACCACGCCATCCGCGAAGGGATGGACATGGGTATTGTGAATCCGTCCATGCTGATGGTGTATGATGATATTCCCGCAGAACTTCTCGAGAAGGTAGAGGATGTGTTGTTGGATCGGAAAGAGGATGCGACCGAAAAGCTGCTGGAGTATGCGGAAACCGTCAAAGGTGAAGGTAAGCGAAAAGAGAGGGATATGTCCTGGCGGGAAGGCAAAGTCACTGAACGATTGACCCACGCCCTTGTGCAGGGCATCGCTGAGTTTGTCGAGGAAGATGTGGAAGAGGCCAGACATCAATTTGAACGCCCGTTGCAAGTGATCGAGGGGCCGCTCATGGATGGCATGAACGTGGTGGGTGATCTCTTTGGTTCTGGAAAAATGTTTCTGCCTCAGGTGGTGAAGAGCGCGCGTGTCATGAAAAAGGCCGTGGCTTACCTGCTTCCTTTTATCGAAGCGGACAAAGCCAAAGGTGGCAAGAGCAATCACGGAAAAATACTCCTTGCTACCGTGAAAGGTGATGTACATGATATCGGTAAGAATATCGTGGGGGTGGTGCTGGGCTGCAACAATTACGAGATCATTGATCTGGGCGTGATGGTGCCTGCCGAGAAAATTCTTGCAAAGGCAAGGGAAGAGCAGGTGGATGCGATCGGTCTCAGCGGTTTGATCACGCCATCGCTTGATGAGATGGTACACCTGGCGAAGGAAATGAAACGCGAAAAGTTTGACATCCCACTGTTGATAGGTGGTGCCACCACTTCACGAATACACACCGCGGTTAAAATTGATGAAAATTACGAAGGTGCCGTGGTACACGTGCTGGATGCATCAAGGTCCGTCACAGTTGTGGAAAGTCTGTTGAACAAAGACAATCAGGTGGCCTTCCGTAAAAAAATGAAGGACGAGTATGCTGATCTTCGGGATCAATACCACAAGCGATCCACAGCGAAGGAACTGATCTCCATCGAAGATGCACGCAAGAATAAGGTTCCACTTTTTCCGGGAGATCACAAACCTGTCAAACCTACTTTTACCGGTGTGAAAGTGATTGATGACGTGGACGCAGGAATGCTGGCACCTTATATCGACTGGACACCGTTCTTCGCCACCTGGGAACTGAGAGGTAAATATCCTGAGATTCTGAAAGACGAAGTTGTTGGCGAAGAAGCCACGCGCCTGATCGGTGATGCAAAGAAAATGCTGGATCGCATCATTAAAGAAAAGTGGCTGAAACCAAAGGGAGTGGTTGGCTTCTGGCCTGCCGCATCTTCCGGAGATGACATCGTTCTCTACACCGATGAGTCCAGGGATAAAAGTTTTGCCGTGCTGCATACGTTGCGCCAGCAATTGAAGAAAGCCCAGGGGCAACCCAACAAGGCGCTCTCGGATTATATCGCGCCTGAGGGCGATGAGGCAAAGGATTATATCGGCGCTTTCGCGGTAACGGCCGGACTGGGTATTGAAGAACACCTGAAAGCATTTGAAGCGGATCATGACGACTATCAGGGTATCATGCTCAAGGCACTCGCCGACAGACTTGCCGAGGCTTTTGCAGAATACCTTCATGAGCGGGTGAGAAAGCAACTGTGGGGTTATATCCCGAATGAAAAACTTTCCAATGAAGAGCTGATTACCGAGCAATATCAGGGCATCCGCCCGGCTGCAGGTTATCCTGCATGTCCGGATCACACCGAGAAGGAATTGATATTCACCCTGCTCAATGCGGAAGAGAATGCAGGCATCACCTTAACGGAAAGCTTTGCCATGCTCCCGGCATCTTCAATCAGCGGCCTCTATTTCTCTCACCCCGAGTCTACTTATTTTGCCCTAGGAAAGATCAATAAGGATCAGGTGGAGGACTACGCCAAACGCAAAGGCATGGAGGTGGAAACGGTAGAGAGATGGTTGTCTCCGAACCTGAATTATTAG
- a CDS encoding SCO family protein — protein sequence MMANQWAKRGVFILIIFSGFIFYFLFLHNRVTLKDLPYIGPRLGTVANETTGKEDTIYHTVPPFSFVDQNGDILSSDVFHGHIYVTDFFFARCQGVCPIMTRQMKRVQDAFKDDDDILILSHTVDPGHDTSEALKAYGEMYGAIPGKWFFVTGEKDSIYQLAERGYFLTAAPGVAGGEAFLHDQHFMLVDREGHLRGLYEGTDSMEVTRLIDEIRILKKSYGEGH from the coding sequence ATGATGGCAAATCAATGGGCCAAAAGGGGTGTATTTATCCTGATCATATTCAGCGGATTTATATTCTATTTCCTGTTCCTGCACAACCGTGTTACCCTGAAGGACCTGCCGTATATCGGTCCGCGTTTGGGGACCGTTGCAAATGAGACGACCGGGAAAGAGGATACCATCTACCATACCGTTCCACCATTTTCATTTGTTGATCAGAATGGAGATATCCTTAGTTCTGACGTGTTCCATGGCCATATTTATGTGACTGATTTCTTTTTTGCCCGTTGCCAGGGAGTATGTCCCATTATGACCCGCCAGATGAAACGTGTGCAGGATGCATTTAAGGATGATGATGACATACTTATCTTGTCCCATACGGTTGATCCAGGACACGATACGTCGGAAGCACTGAAGGCATATGGCGAAATGTACGGTGCCATTCCCGGGAAATGGTTTTTTGTAACCGGAGAGAAGGACAGTATATACCAATTAGCCGAACGCGGGTATTTTCTTACAGCAGCACCCGGTGTTGCAGGGGGCGAGGCGTTCCTGCACGATCAGCACTTCATGCTGGTAGATCGTGAAGGCCATCTTCGTGGACTGTACGAGGGTACCGATTCAATGGAAGTCACCAGGCTGATCGATGAAATCAGGATTTTGAAAAAAAGTTATGGAGAAGGTCACTAA
- a CDS encoding DUF420 domain-containing protein: protein MEKVTNSKNDRTILYAILGLSVVVFGLVAYLYALPPADSLPSFARNLPFLNAVINGTCSVLLLISLLAIRNKKVTLHKRLNILTFVLSCIFLLSYVTFHSFGVETKFPEDNGLRPLYLFILLSHILLAAVVLPLVLYSFFLGLRGKYEKHRKWARRTWPVWFYVTVTGVVVYLMISPYYAF from the coding sequence ATGGAGAAGGTCACTAATTCAAAAAACGATAGAACCATTCTGTATGCGATCCTTGGCCTTTCCGTGGTTGTGTTCGGCCTGGTGGCATACCTGTATGCCTTACCACCTGCAGATAGCCTGCCTTCATTCGCCAGGAACCTGCCGTTTCTGAATGCGGTGATCAACGGGACATGCAGTGTATTGCTGCTGATTTCACTTCTGGCTATACGCAACAAAAAGGTGACCTTGCACAAACGCCTGAACATACTCACTTTTGTATTGTCCTGTATTTTCCTGTTGTCCTATGTAACGTTTCATTCTTTTGGAGTCGAAACCAAATTTCCTGAGGACAACGGACTCCGTCCATTGTACCTGTTCATTCTCCTCAGTCACATTTTGCTGGCTGCTGTGGTATTGCCACTCGTGCTGTATTCCTTCTTTCTGGGGTTAAGGGGAAAGTATGAGAAACACCGTAAGTGGGCACGCCGGACATGGCCGGTCTGGTTCTATGTAACCGTTACAGGCGTGGTGGTTTACCTGATGATCTCGCCATATTACGCTTTCTGA
- a CDS encoding cytochrome c oxidase subunit 3, translating into MITVTQRETEGPKIHPKKAMLWFSIVSMNMIFAGLTSAMFVSKSDNWFSFDLPYTLWISSAVILVSSITMQQALHAAKNGAFSKVRTMMMATLVLGLTFTALQFVSWVILVQHNVFFVGNDTSASFLYVITAAHLAHLLFGLVALVVSWTKSLKNKYTPGQTVGLELTAIFWHFLDGLWIYLFLFLLYIR; encoded by the coding sequence TTGATCACCGTGACACAAAGAGAAACCGAAGGACCCAAGATACATCCGAAGAAAGCCATGCTATGGTTTTCTATCGTGAGTATGAACATGATCTTTGCGGGTCTTACCAGTGCGATGTTCGTTAGTAAATCGGATAACTGGTTCTCCTTCGATCTGCCCTACACGCTTTGGATCTCCAGTGCGGTTATCCTTGTGAGCAGCATCACCATGCAGCAGGCTTTGCATGCAGCAAAGAACGGTGCATTCTCCAAAGTCAGGACAATGATGATGGCGACGCTGGTACTGGGGCTGACCTTTACCGCGCTTCAATTTGTCAGCTGGGTCATCCTGGTGCAACACAATGTATTTTTTGTAGGCAACGATACTTCGGCATCATTCCTTTATGTGATCACCGCTGCCCACCTGGCCCACCTGTTGTTCGGACTGGTGGCGTTGGTGGTGTCCTGGACGAAATCCCTTAAGAATAAATACACCCCGGGCCAAACCGTCGGTCTGGAACTGACTGCCATTTTCTGGCATTTTTTAGACGGTTTATGGATTTATTTATTTTTGTTTTTACTTTACATCCGATAA
- a CDS encoding TolC family protein: MQDILVIFTSLSRMMSRRFGIWFLCLMGPVLCTAQEPPWTLQRCIDRVLEENMQIRQAELNNRSASNNLLQAKAELLPTINGNASQSYSFGRTVDPFTNQFITDRVRSNSFSLSSSVTLFNGLQMINSVKKSRYNYLAGLADTRKTRNDMTIAVINAYLQVLFADELVNTSIDQRKLTERQLERTKYMVEAGALAKGNQLDLEAQLATDQLQEVNAINQKDIAYLNLAQLMELESVGDFSIERPALEVTASQPVLEGPENLYQKALNTQPEVEAAEYRVLSATKDLAIARGAQSPSLVMRASYGSGYSGARQSLTDLSITGVDTIGYTAGGVEVLAPSYKATYETTPFNDQLDQNVNKAIGFYLTIPIFNGLRTRTAISGAKIALENAQLNQEAAQRQLLKEIQQAVADAKAAFNKYHASMKSTDAMEESFRYTDLRAEQGLVDAVTYIDAKNRLDKSRSDLLQAKYDYFFKLKILDYYAGNPLTF, encoded by the coding sequence ATGCAGGACATTCTTGTTATTTTCACGTCCTTATCCCGCATGATGAGCAGACGTTTCGGTATATGGTTTTTGTGTTTGATGGGGCCTGTACTATGCACGGCGCAGGAGCCACCATGGACCCTGCAACGATGCATTGACAGGGTATTGGAGGAGAATATGCAGATCAGGCAGGCGGAACTGAACAACCGCTCCGCATCCAATAACCTGCTTCAGGCGAAAGCGGAATTGTTGCCGACGATTAACGGTAACGCATCCCAGAGTTATAGCTTCGGGCGTACCGTTGATCCGTTCACCAACCAGTTCATTACCGACAGGGTTCGTTCAAACAGCTTTTCACTATCCAGTTCCGTAACCCTGTTTAATGGTCTTCAGATGATCAATTCGGTGAAGAAAAGCCGTTACAATTATCTTGCAGGGCTGGCGGATACCAGGAAGACCCGTAACGATATGACCATCGCTGTTATCAACGCCTATTTGCAGGTGCTGTTTGCGGATGAACTCGTAAATACCTCCATCGATCAGCGGAAGCTTACCGAGCGTCAGCTGGAACGCACAAAATACATGGTGGAAGCGGGAGCGCTCGCCAAAGGAAATCAATTGGATCTGGAAGCACAACTTGCCACCGACCAGTTACAGGAAGTGAATGCCATCAACCAGAAAGACATTGCTTATCTGAACCTGGCTCAGTTGATGGAGCTTGAATCAGTAGGCGACTTCAGCATCGAACGCCCGGCGCTCGAGGTAACCGCCAGTCAGCCTGTACTGGAAGGACCGGAAAATCTTTACCAGAAAGCATTGAATACCCAACCCGAAGTAGAAGCTGCGGAGTACCGTGTGCTTAGTGCAACAAAGGATCTGGCGATTGCCAGAGGCGCCCAAAGCCCTTCGCTCGTTATGCGCGCATCCTATGGGTCGGGATACTCCGGGGCAAGGCAGAGTCTGACCGACCTAAGCATTACCGGCGTGGATACTATCGGCTACACCGCCGGTGGTGTGGAAGTACTTGCGCCCAGTTACAAGGCAACATACGAGACCACGCCTTTCAATGATCAGTTGGATCAGAATGTAAACAAAGCGATAGGTTTCTACCTGACCATCCCCATCTTCAATGGACTGAGAACACGTACCGCGATCTCAGGTGCCAAGATCGCGCTGGAAAATGCACAGCTGAACCAGGAAGCCGCACAACGTCAGTTATTGAAGGAAATTCAGCAAGCTGTTGCGGATGCAAAAGCGGCATTTAACAAATACCATGCATCGATGAAAAGCACGGATGCCATGGAAGAATCATTTCGCTACACAGACCTGAGGGCAGAGCAAGGCCTGGTGGACGCCGTGACATATATTGATGCGAAAAACCGACTGGACAAATCCCGATCGGATCTGCTTCAAGCTAAATATGACTATTTCTTTAAGCTGAAAATTCTGGATTACTATGCGGGTAATCCGCTAACCTTTTAA
- a CDS encoding homocysteine S-methyltransferase family protein — protein sequence MKKTIREELSKRILVLDGAMGTMIQRHNLTEEDYRGERFADHPSPLKGNNDLLAMTRPHIIADIHRAYYEAGADFAETNTFSATTIAQADYGMESIVRELNIAAAKLARTVADEFTAKEPNKPRFVAGSIGPTNMSASLSPDVNDPGLRRVNFLQLKQAYREQAEGLAEGGVDAFLVETIFDTLNAKAALMAIAELKDDQPKYRDIELMVSGTITDASGRTLSGQTTEAFLASIRHAHPLSIGLNCALGAKQLLPYLQIMHTHAGCAVSAHPNAGLPNEFGAYDQTPEEMAEQVKEYLEEGLVNIIGGCCGTSPDHIRALAQLAAKYQPQLKIEERA from the coding sequence ATGAAAAAAACCATTCGTGAAGAACTGAGTAAACGCATTTTAGTGCTGGATGGCGCTATGGGTACAATGATCCAGCGGCACAATTTGACCGAGGAGGACTATCGGGGCGAACGATTTGCAGATCACCCATCCCCGCTTAAAGGGAACAATGACCTGCTGGCCATGACCCGCCCGCACATCATTGCAGATATACATCGGGCATATTATGAAGCGGGCGCCGATTTTGCAGAGACCAATACATTTTCAGCCACCACGATTGCACAGGCGGATTATGGCATGGAGTCCATCGTCAGGGAACTGAACATCGCTGCGGCAAAGCTCGCACGTACCGTCGCAGATGAGTTCACCGCAAAGGAACCCAACAAACCCCGATTCGTAGCCGGATCCATCGGACCTACCAATATGAGCGCTTCCCTTTCCCCGGACGTAAACGATCCGGGCCTTCGCAGGGTGAATTTTCTTCAACTGAAACAGGCCTACAGGGAACAGGCGGAAGGACTGGCAGAAGGAGGAGTGGACGCATTCCTCGTGGAAACCATTTTCGATACGCTGAATGCAAAAGCAGCCCTCATGGCCATTGCTGAACTGAAGGATGACCAGCCGAAATACCGGGACATTGAACTGATGGTTTCCGGCACGATCACCGATGCTTCCGGACGCACTTTGTCAGGTCAGACCACGGAGGCATTTCTCGCATCCATCCGCCATGCACATCCGCTGAGCATCGGATTGAATTGTGCACTCGGAGCAAAACAATTACTGCCTTATCTCCAGATCATGCATACCCATGCGGGCTGCGCGGTAAGCGCCCATCCCAATGCCGGTCTTCCCAATGAGTTCGGGGCCTATGACCAAACCCCGGAGGAAATGGCAGAGCAGGTGAAAGAATACCTGGAAGAAGGTTTGGTGAACATCATCGGTGGATGTTGTGGCACAAGCCCGGACCACATCAGAGCACTCGCCCAACTGGCGGCAAAATATCAACCACAACTTAAAATCGAGGAGCGCGCATGA
- a CDS encoding efflux RND transporter periplasmic adaptor subunit, giving the protein MKSKKTLFFILGAVIILLVVSVVGKKAGVIGKRSGEMVAVEKAEARVIMETVSANGKIQPETEVKISPDVSGEIVELYVKEGDLVKQGDALAVIRPDVYRSAVDRMEASVNTNRANLANAIARLEQARAQFINTQATHKRNESLWQKKAISEADFDASKASFEVAAADVAAAEQSVKAAEFNISSAMAALKEARDNLAKTEIFAPISGTIYGLKVEKGERVVGTTQMAGTEMMRIADLDGMEVNVEVNENDIVRVALGDTSTIEVDAYLDKEFLGVVTEIANSANTTGLSMDQVTNFIVKIRILPDSYKALAEGKQSNYSPFRPGMSATVDIQTEKVTNVVSVPIQSVTTRDEDKADTDLSDKSAERSGEKGDKKESDSGSKQDSKMESDKKEKDAIKTYVFVVKDGKAVLTPVVTGIQDNTYIELKSGISVDQEVVTAPYSAISRTLKDGRLVEVVDKSKLFDAQPGQ; this is encoded by the coding sequence ATGAAAAGTAAAAAGACACTCTTTTTTATTCTGGGCGCCGTGATCATCTTGCTGGTGGTGTCGGTCGTTGGAAAAAAGGCGGGCGTGATCGGCAAGAGAAGCGGAGAGATGGTGGCGGTTGAAAAGGCGGAGGCACGCGTGATCATGGAAACCGTTTCAGCAAACGGTAAGATACAACCGGAAACGGAAGTTAAGATCAGTCCCGATGTCTCGGGAGAGATTGTTGAGTTATATGTGAAAGAAGGGGATTTGGTCAAACAGGGTGATGCACTGGCTGTGATCCGTCCCGATGTATACCGTTCAGCAGTCGATCGCATGGAAGCCTCGGTGAACACGAACCGGGCAAATCTGGCCAATGCCATTGCAAGACTGGAACAGGCCAGGGCGCAGTTTATCAATACACAGGCAACGCATAAACGCAACGAAAGCCTCTGGCAGAAAAAAGCTATTTCAGAAGCAGACTTCGATGCGTCCAAAGCGTCGTTTGAAGTGGCAGCAGCGGATGTAGCTGCGGCAGAGCAAAGCGTCAAGGCGGCTGAATTTAATATCAGCAGCGCCATGGCTGCATTGAAAGAAGCACGGGACAACCTGGCCAAAACGGAAATCTTTGCGCCTATTTCCGGTACCATTTACGGACTTAAGGTTGAAAAGGGGGAACGCGTTGTTGGTACAACACAGATGGCCGGAACAGAAATGATGCGGATTGCGGATCTGGATGGGATGGAAGTGAATGTGGAGGTGAATGAAAACGACATTGTAAGGGTAGCCCTTGGTGATACCAGCACCATCGAAGTGGATGCGTACCTGGACAAGGAATTCCTGGGTGTGGTCACGGAGATCGCCAACTCCGCCAACACCACCGGCCTGAGTATGGATCAGGTGACAAACTTTATTGTGAAGATCAGAATACTTCCAGATTCCTATAAAGCGCTGGCGGAAGGTAAGCAGAGTAACTACTCTCCTTTCCGGCCTGGTATGTCAGCAACCGTGGATATCCAGACAGAGAAAGTAACCAATGTGGTTTCTGTGCCGATCCAATCGGTGACAACAAGGGACGAAGATAAAGCGGATACAGATTTGTCAGATAAGAGCGCCGAAAGATCCGGCGAAAAGGGCGATAAGAAAGAGAGCGACAGTGGAAGCAAGCAAGACAGTAAAATGGAGTCTGATAAAAAGGAAAAAGATGCCATCAAAACATATGTGTTTGTTGTGAAAGATGGAAAGGCTGTTCTTACGCCGGTGGTCACGGGGATACAGGACAACACCTATATAGAGCTCAAGTCAGGCATCTCTGTTGACCAGGAGGTGGTCACAGCACCTTACAGTGCTATTTCGCGTACGCTGAAAGACGGCCGTCTTGTTGAGGTGGTGGATAAAAGCAAGTTGTTTGATGCCCAACCGGGGCAATAG
- the cyoE gene encoding heme o synthase — protein sequence MIKENTSLSLGAVPEEVARPWMLKMKDYLQFMKVRLTLTVVISAAAGFMLASADVDMMRLVYLLLGGFLVTAASNGFNQVMEKDSDALMTRTSQRPLPQNRMQVKEGLWLAGTMGVAGTALLWIMISPLCGILGALALIMYTLAYTPMKKRSPFAVFIGAFPGAIPPLLGWVAATGRIDFGAWLLFGIQFIWQFPHFWAIAWVLDDDYKKAGFRLLPSLEGRGKKSSFQILVYTIGLIPITLLPYAFGMTGQISAVVVSLCGVMFFLQAFRLHMTGLHKAATQLMFGSFLYLPLVQIALILDKTGLP from the coding sequence TTGATAAAGGAAAATACGTCACTTTCACTTGGTGCAGTCCCTGAAGAAGTTGCCAGGCCGTGGATGCTTAAAATGAAGGATTACCTCCAGTTTATGAAAGTCAGGTTGACCCTGACGGTTGTCATCTCTGCCGCTGCCGGGTTTATGCTAGCTTCTGCGGATGTGGATATGATGCGTCTGGTGTATCTCCTCCTGGGTGGATTTCTCGTGACAGCTGCTTCCAATGGCTTTAACCAGGTGATGGAAAAGGATTCCGACGCATTGATGACCAGAACTTCCCAACGGCCATTGCCTCAGAACAGAATGCAGGTGAAGGAAGGTTTGTGGCTGGCCGGAACCATGGGGGTTGCAGGTACCGCCCTGCTATGGATCATGATCTCACCATTATGTGGCATCCTCGGTGCGCTGGCACTGATCATGTATACCCTGGCTTATACGCCGATGAAAAAACGGTCGCCCTTTGCTGTATTTATCGGTGCGTTCCCCGGAGCCATTCCGCCCTTGCTCGGATGGGTTGCTGCCACAGGCCGGATCGACTTCGGTGCATGGTTGCTCTTCGGCATACAGTTCATCTGGCAGTTTCCGCATTTCTGGGCCATCGCCTGGGTGTTGGATGATGACTATAAAAAGGCAGGCTTTCGTTTGCTTCCGTCGTTGGAAGGAAGGGGTAAGAAAAGCTCATTTCAGATTTTGGTATACACCATCGGTTTGATACCTATCACCCTGTTGCCATATGCATTCGGGATGACCGGGCAGATTTCCGCCGTGGTGGTGAGCCTGTGTGGCGTGATGTTTTTTCTCCAGGCCTTCAGACTGCATATGACCGGCTTGCATAAAGCCGCTACACAATTGATGTTCGGATCCTTTCTATACCTACCCCTGGTGCAGATCGCATTGATCCTTGATAAAACAGGTTTGCCTTGA